One genomic region from Athalia rosae chromosome 3, iyAthRosa1.1, whole genome shotgun sequence encodes:
- the LOC125500153 gene encoding uncharacterized protein LOC125500153 gives MNNDAIRQMRQITDQEHEESSEGTEGTTKTYNNHSEKINVSLEKQSPDEYDYDYHLFKSEYLEQIEFSKMDNNTFNFTENEVPEESGEDALKKIINFKMPRNCTREELTEFGARALECLAFDYKHTKDKKNLNRILYRTWIILRIWICIYLCIAILCWCQKGWCCCCFNCASCDPMDKILTAKKYYAENPPGILTKYADSNVAKDAKTTEFEPTLFELEAYEKFESAIRNL, from the exons ATGAATAATGATGCTATACGACAAATGAGACAAATAACGGATCAAGAACATGAAGAGTCTTCAGAAGGCACAGAAGGCACGACAAAAACATATAACAATcatagtgaaaaaataaatgttagTTTGGAGAAGCAATCACCAGATGAATACGATTACGACTACCACTTATTTAAATCTGAATATTTGGAGCAAATTGAATTCAGTAAAATGGATAATAATACTTTCAATTTCACCGAGAATGAGGTACCAGAAGAATCTGGAGAAGATGCTCttaagaaaattataaattttaaaaTGCCGAGGAATTGTACACGCGAAGAATTAACTGAATTTGGCGCAAGGGCTCTGGAATGTTTAGCTTTTGACTACAAACAtacaaaagataaaaaaaatttaaatagaaTATTATACAGGACTTGGATCATCCTGAGAATATGGATCtgtatttatttatgcatTGCCATTCTTTGCTGGTGTCAAAAAG GATGGTGCTGCTGTTGCTTTAATTGCGCCTCTTGTGATCCAATGGATAAAATTCTAACAGCGAAGAAGTATTACGCAGAAAATCCACCGGGGATTTTAACAAAATATGCAGACAGCAATGTGGCAAAAGATGCCAAAACTACAGAATTTGAACCGACTCTTTTCGAGCTTGAAGCTTACGAAAAGTTTGAGTCAGCTATAAGAAATctgtga
- the LOC105685572 gene encoding uncharacterized protein LOC105685572: MSESTSRLNMKENSTVFKIDKCALSGLWYTTWAVLLEEIDTLPDHYTRDKILELISVVQSKIQSQIGYEYHWIAWKILELLHVDSLAGRPDLIKFFLVLKLITESIPSNVENELVDLFNNVSDAKNIKEDIGKISDETLIFLEGCLEKYPALACCIVKSLLCVWSPYFQQSDQDLQNLYINTLKKYVGDKKSRHGSSELETRRLCVSGNSRLSETAAYGILLSILSKMELTEENNDKLKAWLFPALFDKCKTSDIELAFYARESSEFLKEWNNFVDDKLKRSELPNNLENALAISNAIFIFSDGGDVQINPKELAYRMIKHKRHWLLDILDICCIFLANGYLEKVSQLLSVPILQGLWGTLYFKTLSDILGPSSLFLGDADEQITTNLCSGLRFLLEKCRTCFAGDEVWEKLNDSAEHQLDIVEWVLKNKKVVSDQEFAHEFKKDLTIKSVLSLLLNHGVLFTLNASVNIHEVPCEEVEKILQTSPESAATFRAYHAMLCALKAIIICDSYLSRAQDVSEYLKAMEKSLKNLFPLQLKLEVIENIFSMLFLRSNDFGADSNYEEREEEMDDRKIQVADYKQIYSGFICNKYIIRDLLHYLGSAISDAQTECTGLSDLESSDSVEIKKKLTSIDQAVADAIWRLGIVTGPEFVEKMGDAGADSSEAPEVFDFSEILLNKKFNPSTVLRNKAIFYDLADSSLRDDDSKSETDFISDTESVNANNSIAGTRRKYRKRSIAEKSPNQLTFNSNYSYILNLMLSSKENLIRQCLSKCDFEKAQQVIQIFNASDSQLDGEVRLSKAISQFRQKMKDYIKDNDQPEVVDQNAQMSTLENIRQAVQGGIQTSRLRSQLETFLALNKMTMLLINPDEANTNEILTLTVLDIALTTAYSHSCSLNTCEIAAKYLKSCKMIDTTMYSTYFSKVTKLLYQSKLNSSLPVILCDSAIPLSIQKYNEKMEIWNEVENVVKKFNASQAQKGNLQKKVWRESLIAERENLEQLTALCNGKPYLCQIFTHLSILETILPKSVDENFAGSLYSMLEVPIHAYLGNRFFEPGVEVEELEVIAKDLRMNLAHSILVSCYPNFSFSETIATNAAHSHGYIILNETSTSMISQKYGPQHPNECLKEILTLLLDTVKSVHPNKSILSCADLQNLSNTSEIQEILGRTTSLVNLDLCELSAGNETLTFFLNLWNLLFLHSLLTIWSRNPPCNRLQHIVSTMKIAYRVGDLGLVTLTTLRSKLLGNLSWDLEFFKQIEAINELAWQDLDIPEDPRVIFAMANEFFGSPAVQLYDSQKLDQDLNASIQNCIACYHCIEPANDGTEIDFCWLPESVRRYQDFLLENASLAHQTFGSNFDESFTLRRLLNTSERNLEFKYRPPLHQYEFRLDYSENEFSYLASNKNLRFKTHNLPLIPVPQSRTIDAKLLQYLEGRCWLLSYLVQRINEKIPTISGNAERCICLENLLQSPWAQLLKNSFDENQAIVGMHENVSYRELWTNFESLVKKEKWQHCLDLINCLPDNFTKCDSEIQFLKDKVLSTLIATQGLDGEEVLKYLRQLKNIHMLTATILSNLRKWSVTVCKRALTYVLNHRDRDELPSHIKMQMKATLCRVTAFCKMLPHFANNPETEHITWYGIASSANKSDPLKIVKSLIEANKFELCLEWLEYHAFSNELQSLVSQDLLIGLLENDRQDFEPVTKFLRVLPSTYVTTLCNSVIEKLQSIPAMKFIAGYLLKICEPADSVEHHKILISIEILSRIEHKERSSFIHLLKEPLLMLEQLLMNSKFAILQKILSSISKDLPKSKISREDIDKLVRYYAGKSLEFRVALQRDNIESRSKDSSSMSTDMDNTEFVMPSRVPTKDDWVPNDKTRVCSCCKSIVFSMFNRRHHCRRCGRVVCAVCSQQRMRVPTYPDSVQVRVCDDCKRETILRMQQQFGTPSTPSSEAFDYWRLTTNENHNQTIRDEFSFEHAPSVSLCLAILNLHSDHKAYASFLLDRCDEIKKLLRPVGSGRANPEVDYNLLIKMIQSLLVAAKVKCAKLSLNTGLDNCDSLLSHMDLVATLVQSDCSALIPSHQLDEHSLRRLRDFLTEKEQWVLALDVSTKAGLDRQGVWAAWGKAYLKVGCYNEAREKFAHCLDKVSADSFEDWVFLPSYSQTDKGSDASATSSKKITREKTRPAKNPPLLIEILQILESSTFNRQSRRTATAKSFTAHDISVTLNNIKAISQGRYHYLEPTTNADNAYYHESLHYLLSYGSNSAILEFFVKHEKYDDCLLHVLENKVDPEIFFNSVYLFCLKNGCVETLHEAIKAKDPNLSIWKSYLVFTCHSLETRKLLNTLYQLQIFIKDHVRASMSCIRFYINRATDYTDLCNRSNFLNQAQKHLEMELQAQQSFGPKRRKNSSSLHGAQSALTLELELSDIDRHINTISRQMEIAKFLRYSEQEGRNVNKFLMDLSSMENDSSKFPELPTLFGTQLQKTQLAVLAILCGRDVEEGFGIAFRIIQDYNLRSEKVYSLAGHILASEEKINSVEQLVKCCRSSGAPDTNALSDRVLAHCVKLLLNSSRNESESSSKDRVSSLIKLITDLELKISMCIESRQLKAAYLLAVRHSRPQDVKKIFKEADRLQQHAIKAICAKWLQKMQKS; encoded by the exons ATGAGTGAAAGTACAAGCCGATTAAACATGAAAGAAAACTCGACGGtcttcaaaattgacaagTGCGCACTGTCAGGGTTATGGTATACTACTTGGGCGGTTTTGCTCGAGGAAATTGATACCCTACCTGATCATTATACTCGAGATAAAATATTGGAATTAATATCTGTGGTGCAGAGTAAAAT ACAATCTCAAATTGGATACGAATATCATTGGATCGCATGGAAAATACTCGAGCTACTACATGTTGACAGTTTGGCTGGAAGACctgatttgataaaattttttctagtgCTGAAATTGATCACTGAGTCTATACCAAGCAATGTGGAAAAT GAGCTTGTTGACCTATTCAACAATGTCTCAGACgccaaaaatataaaagaagaTATTGGGAAAATTTCAGACGAGACATTAATATTTCTAGAAGGatgtttggaaaaatatccCGCGCTTGCTTGCTGTATTGTAAAGAGTTTGCTCTGTGTTTGGTCACCTTATTTTCAACAAAGTGATCAAGATCTTCAGAATCTCTATATCAATACCCTGAAAAAATATGTAGGCGATAAAAAATCCCGCCATGGTTCTTCGGAGCTTGAAACTCGGCGTTTATGTGTTTCGGGAAATTCTAGACTCAGTGAAACAGCAGCTTATGGAATTCTGCTCAGCATATTATCAAAGATGGAATTAACTGAGGAAAATAATGACAAACTTAAAGCCTGGTTGTTTCCTGCACTTTTTGACAAGTGTAAGACCAGTGATATTGAGCTTGCTTTTTATGCCAGGGAGAGTAGTGAGTTCTTGAAAGAGTGGAACAACTTTGTAGACGACAAATTGAAGCGCTCAGAGCTCCCAAATAACTTGGAAAATGCTTTGGCAATTAGTAATGCgatattcattttctccgaTGGTGGTGATGTGCAGATCAATCCGAAAGAGTTAGCTTATCGAATGATCAAGCATAAGAGACATTGGCTCCTTGACAtattg GATATTTGCTGTATTTTTCTGGCAAATGGCTATTTGGAAAAAGTTTCACAGCTCCTATCCGTACCAATTTTACAAGGACTCTGGGGAACTCTATATTTTAAAACCTTGAGTGACATTTTGGGACCTTCAAGCCTCTTTTTGGGTGATGCCGACGAACAGATCACTACAAACTTATGCAGTGGGTTGAGgtttttgttggaaaaatgCCGTACTTGTTTTGCTGGTGATGAAGTctgggaaaaattgaatgattctGCAGAACATCAATTGGATATTGTTGAATGggtattaaaaaacaaaaaagttgtttCTGATCAAGAATTCGCTCATGAATTCAAAAAGGATCTGACAATAAAATCTGTGTTGTCGTTACTATTGAACCATGGAGTTCTATTTACTCTGAATGCGTCGGTTAACATACACGAGGTACCCTGTGAAGAAGTTGAAAAGATCCTCCAAACTTCTCCAGAGTCTGCAGCAACGTTTAGAGCGTATCATGCTATGCTATGCGCATTGAAAGCGATTATAATTTGCGATTCTTACCTATCCAGAGCTCAGGACGTTTCAGAATATTTGAAAGCCATGGAGAAGTCACTGAAGAATTTGTTTCCATTACAATTAAAACTGGAAGTGATAGAAAACATATTTTCAATGCTATTTCTGCGCAGCAATGACTTTGGTGCTGATTCAAACTatgaagaaagagaggaagaaatgGATGACAGGAAAATACAGGTTGCCGATTATAAGCAAATATATTCAGGatttatttgtaataaataCATTATTAGGGATCTCTTACACTATTTAGGAAGCGCAATTTCGGATGCTCAAACCGAATGCACTGGGTTGAGCGACCTAGAATCCTCTGATTCtgtggaaattaaaaaaaaattaaccagcATTGATCAAGCCGTGGCTGATGCGATTTGGAGATTAGGAATTGTAACAGGCCCTgagtttgttgaaaaaatgggaGATGCTGGAGCTGATTCATCAGAAGCACCAGAAGTCTTCGATTTCTCTGAAATACTGctcaacaaaaaattcaacccctCAACAGTGCTCAGAAACAAAGCAATATTTTATGACCTAGCCGATAGCTCATTGAGGGATGACGACAGCAAGTCAGAAACAGACTTCATTTCTGACACTGAGTCCGTTAATGCTAACAACAGTATTGCAGGAACACGGAGAAAATACAGGAAACGAAGCATAGCTGAAAAATCTCCAAACCAACTTACTTTTAATTCGAattattcatacattctgaacttGATGCTTTCTTCAAAAGAAAACCTAATCAGACAATGTCTGTCTAAGTGTGACTTTGAAAAGGCCCAACAAGTCATTCag atttttaatgCAAGTGATTCCCAGTTGGATGGTGAAGTACGGCTGTCAAAAGCAATCAGCCAGtttcgacaaaaaatgaaggacTACATCAAAGACAATGATCAACCTGAAGTTGTCGATCAAAATGCACAAATGTCAACACTTGAG AATATACGGCAAGCGGTTCAGGGAGGAATTCAAACTTCACGTTTGAGAAGTCAGTTGGAGACCTTCCTTGCGTTGAACAAAATGACTATGCTTTTGATAAATCCCGATGAAGCTAACACAAACGAAATCCTTACCTTGACTGTTCTGGATATTGCTCTAACGACTGCATATTCACATTCTTGTTCACTCAACACCTGCGAGATAGCAgccaaatatttgaagtcATGTAAAATGATCGATACGACTATGTACTCCACATACTTTTCTAAAGTCACCAAACTATTATATCAGAGCAAACTAAACTCATCGCTACCAGTCATTCTCTGTGACTCTGCTATACCGTTATCAATCCaaaaatataacgagaaaATGGAGATTTGGAATGAGGTAGAAaacgttgtaaaaaaattcaacgcatCGCAGGCCCAGAAAGGAAacttacaaaaaaaagtttggcGTGAAAGTCTGATTGCTGAGCGAGAGAACCTGGAACAACTTACGGCACTTTGTAATGGGAAACCTTATTTGTGCCAGATCTTCACTCACTTAAGCATTCTTGAAACTATTCTCCCAAAAAGCGTTG ACGAAAATTTTGCTGGAAGTTTGTACAGTATGCTGGAAGTGCCAATCCATGCTTACCTCgggaatcgattttttgagcCTGGAGTGGAAGTGGAAGAACTTGAAGTCATTGCCAAAGACCTTCGAATGAATTTAGCGCACAGTATCCTTGTCAGCTGCTATCCAAACTTTTCATTCTCAGAGACGATAGCGACAAACGCAGCACATTCACACGGTTACATCATACTGAATGAGACTTCGACAAGTATG ATTTCGCAAAAATATGGGCCCCAGCATCCAAATGAATGTCTTAAAGAAATTCTTACCTTACTCTTGGATACAGTTAAATCTGTTCATCCCAACAAATCCATACTGAGTTGTGCAGATCTTCAAAACTTATCTAACACCTCTGAGATCCAAGAGATTCTTGGTAGAACAACTTCCCTTGTGAATTTGGACTTATGTGAATTATCTGCTGGGAATGAAACATTGACGTTTTTTTTGAACCTTTGGAACCTCCTGTTTTTACACTCTCTATTAACCATTTGGTCAAGAAATCCTCCATGCAACAGGCTTCAGCACATTGTTTCCACAATGAAGATAGCTTACCGAGTCGGTGATCTAGGATTGGTTACTTTGACTACCCTCAGATCAAAATTACTTGGAAATTTATCTTGggacttggaattttttaaacaaatcgAAGCTATTAATGAACTTGCATGGCAAGACTTGGATATTCCAGAAGATCCTAGGGTGATTTTTGCAATGGCTAACGAATTTTTCGGATCTCCAGCCGTTCAG CTATACGATTCACAGAAGTTAGATCAAGACTTGAACGCTTCGATTCAGAACTGTATTGCTTGCTACCATTGTATAGAGCCAGCTAACGATGGTACGGAGATAGATTTTTGTTGGCTGCCAGAGTCTGTTCGTCGATACCAAGATTTTCTGCTAGAAAATGCCAGTCTTGCCCATCAAACTTTTGGCTCGAATTTCGATGAAAGTTTTACCTTACGCAGATTACTGAATACGAGCGAAAGAAATCTGGAGTTCAAGTACAGACCGCCGCTGCATCAGTACGAATTTAGACTTGATTATTCGGAAAATGAGTTTAGTTATCTAGCTAGCAACAAAAATTTACGTTTTAAAACACACAATCTTCCTCTTATCCCGGTGCCGCAGAGTAGAACCATTGATGCGAAATTGTTACAATATTTAGAAGGCCGATGTTGGCTTTTGTCTTACCTAGTGCAAAGAATTAACGAGAAAATCCCAACGATTTCTGGCAACGCGGAGCGCTGTATTTGTCTCGAGAACCTCCTACAATCACCGTGGGCTCAGCTTTTAAAAAATAGTTTCGATGAAAATCAAGCAATTGTTGGAATGCACGAAAACGTGTCGTACAGGGAGCTCTGGACAAATTTCGAATCCttggtaaaaaaagagaaatggcaGCATTGCTTAGACCTCATAAATTGTTTGCCGGATAATTTCACCAAATGTGACAGTGAGATACAATTTTTGAAAGATAAAGTACTGAGCACCTTAATCGCTACACAAGGACTGGACGGTGAAGAGGTGCTAAAATATCTTCgccaattaaaaaatatccacaTGCTAACGGCTacaattttgtcaaatttgcGAAAATGGTCCGTCACGGTATGTAAACGAGCTTTGACTTATGTGTTGAATCACCGTGACAGAGACGAACTTCCTTCACACATAAAAATGCAGATGAAAGCAACCCTTTGCAGGGTAACAGCCTTCTGTAAAATGTTACCTCATTTTGCAAATAATCCGGAAACTGAACATATCACTTGGTATGGCATTGCCAGTAGTGCAAATAAATCGGATCCGCTAAAAATAGTTAAATCTCTAATCGAAGCGAACAAGTTTGAACTCTGTTTAGAGTGGCTTGAGTATCACGCCTTTTCAAATGAATTGCAATCCCTCGTTAGTCAAGATCTTCTGATTGGATTGCTGGAAAACGACCGGCAGGATTTCGAGCCAGTAACCAAG tttttgcgGGTATTGCCGTCCACCTACGTGACCACATTATGCAATAGCGTTATTGAGAAATTGCAATCGATCCCTGCAATGAAATTTATCGCCGGTTATCTGTTGAAAATATGTGAGCCTGCGGATTCGGTGGAACATCACAAGATCTTGATCAGCATTGAGATATTGTCAAGGATCGAGCATAAAGAAAGATCGTCGTTTATCCATCTGTTGAAAGAGCCGTTGTTAATGTTGGAGCAGTTATTGATGAATAGCAAGTTTGCAATacttcagaaaattctcagcTCTATATCCAAAGACCTGccaaagtcgaaaatttcccgagaAGATATCGACAAGTTAGTCAGATACTACGCAGGAAAGTCATTGGAGTTCAGAGTCGCTCTACAACGCGATAACATCGAGTCTAGATCTAAGGATTCTTCTTCAATGAGCACTGATATGGATAATACCGAGTTCGTGATGCCCTCAAGAGTACCAACAAAAGACGACTGGGTCCCAAATGATAAG ACACGGGTATGCAGCTGCTGCAAGTCCATAGTTTTCTCGATGTTCAACCGACGTCATCACTGTAGGAGATGTGGACGAGTAGTGTGCGCCGTTTGTTCACAACAGCGCATGAGAGTACCAACTTATCCAGACTCCGTACAAGTTAGAGTATGTGACGATTGTAAACGAGAAACAATTTTGCGGATGCAGCAGCAATTCGGAACCCCTTCTACTCCCAGCAGCGAAGCGTTCGATTATTGGAGATTAACCACAAACGAGAATCACAATCAAACGATCAGGGATGAATTTTCCTTCGAACACGCACCCAGCGTCTCATTGTGCCTGGCTATCCTCAATCTCCACTCGGATCACAAGGCTTACGCGAG CTTTCTCTTGGACCGGtgtgacgaaataaaaaaacttctcCGTCCCGTTGGTTCAGGAAGGGCGAATCCAGAGGTGGATTACAATCTGCTCATTAAAATGATTCAATCTCTCTTAGTGGCTGCCAAAGTCAAGTGCGCCAAGCTATCTTTAAACACCGGTTTGGATAATTGCGATAGTCTACTTTCTCATATGGATCTCGTTGCGACTTTGGTCCAGTCGGATTGCTCGGCTCTTATTCCATCCCACCAGTTAGATGAACATTCTCTCAGAAGATTGAGAGACTTTTTGACAGAAAAAGAACAGTGGGTGCTTGCGCTGGATGTAAGTACAAAGGCTGGTCTAGATCGTCAAGGAGTTTGGGCTGCCTGGGGTAAGGCGTATCTAAAAGTTGGGTGCTACAATGAAGCAAGAGAGAAATTTGCCCATTGTTTGGACAAGGTATCCGCCGACTCTTTCGAAGACTGGGTATTTTTGCCATCTTACTCTCAAACGGATAAGGGTTCTGACGCATCTGCTACAAGTTCCAAAAAAATCACCAGAGAAAAGACAAGACCTGCGAAAAATCCACCTCTGTTAATTGAAATCCTGCAGATACTTGAAAGCTCTACTTTCAATAGACAATCCCGACGCACTGCCACCGCCAAATCATTTACCGCTCATGACATTTCCGTTACATTGAATAACATCAAAGCGATTAGTCAGGGTCGTTACCACTACCTTGAACCAACTACTAACGCAGATAACGCTTATTACCACGAAAGTTTGCACTATTTGCTTTCTTATGGAAGCAATTCTGCgatattggaatttttcgtCAAGCATGAAAAGTATGACGACTGTTTACTTCATGTCTTGGAGAACAAGGTTGATCCTGAAATCTTTTTCAATAGCGTCTACTTGTTCTGCTTGAAGAATGGTTGCGTTGAGACATTGCACGAAGCTATAAAGGCGAAAGATCCAAATTTATCTATCTGGAAAAGTTATCTAGTCTTCACGTGTCACAGTTTAGAGACGAGAAAGTTGCTGAACACTCTCTACCAGCTCCAAATATTCATCAAGGATCACGTCAGAGCTTCAATGTCTTGCATACGCTTCTATATTAACAGAGCTACAGATTATACGGATCTGTGTAATCGAtctaattttttgaatcaagCTCAGAAACACCTTGAAATGGAACTACAGGCACAACAAAGTTTTGGTCCAAAACGACGGAAAAATTCCAGTTCCCTTCATGGTGCACAAAGTGCTCTTACGCTGGAACTTGAGTTATCCGATATCGACAGGCACATCAATACCATTTCAAGACAGATGGAGATAGCAAAATTTTTGCGCTACAGCGAACAGGAGGGACGTAACGTGAATAAATTCTTGATGGACCTTTCAAGCATGGAAAATGATAGCTCAAAGTTTCCGGAATTACCTACTCTGTTTGGAACCCAGTTGCAAAAAACCCAATTGGCTGTATTAGCTATACTATGCGGTCGCGATGTCGAGGAAGGTTTCGGTATCGCTTTTCGCATAATTCAAG attataATCTGCGGTCGGAAAAGGTTTACTCTTTGGCAGGGCATATCCTggcttctgaagaaaaaatcaattctgtCGAACAACTGGTCAAGTGTTGTCGCAGTTCAGGAGCCCCAGATACCAATGCTTTATCCGATCGTGTCTTGGCACATTGTGTCAAGTTACTTTTAAACTCTTCTCGGAACGAATCTGAATCCAGCTCAAAAGATAGAGTCAGCTCtcttataaaattgataacagATCTTGAACTGAAG ATAAGTATGTGTATTGAGAGCCGGCAGTTAAAGGCAGCCTACCTTTTGGCAGTGAGGCATTCAAGGCCAcaggatgtgaaaaaaattttcaaagaagcaGACAGGTTGCAGCAGCACGCTATCAAAGCCATATGCGCCAAATGGCTTCAAAAAATGCAGAAATCATGA
- the LOC105685573 gene encoding uncharacterized protein C14orf119 homolog has translation MSALLSNQAQLQYVVQWFTEWSEMQRGDFLDILLETCGQGALVNGLVSSLENLACKENPNKPPSLFECRIKVYREWTQNWTSQEKENLLSTIENLDPKFAEKYQERVKKCEKNGDVDNERNEDE, from the coding sequence ATGTCTGCATTGCTGTCTAACCAAGCTCAGCTGCAATACGTGGTTCAATGGTTCACAGAGTGGTCGGAAATGCAGCGTGGAGATTTCCTAGATATTTTGTTAGAGACCTGCGGTCAGGGGGCTTTGGTCAATGGGCTTGTTTCCAGTCTTGAAAATTTAGCCTGCAAAGAGAATCCGAATAAACCACCCAGTTTGTTCGAGTGTCGCATTAAGGTATACAGAGAATGGACTCAGAACTGGACGtcacaagaaaaagaaaacttgctGTCCACGATAGAAAATTTAGATCCCAAGTTCGCGGAAAAATATCaagaacgagtgaaaaaatgcgagaaaaaCGGTGATGTTGAcaacgaaagaaatgaagatgagTAA
- the LOC105685646 gene encoding signal recognition particle 14 kDa protein: MVLLENDVFLVELTRLFDKSRLSGSVVLTMKRFDGHDKPVPRKGRPALPTPTEFLCLVRASLRSKKISTVIHSKDVNKFQQAYWSLFKANINGLRKLKKTKSAKPKAH; the protein is encoded by the exons ATGGTTTTACTCGAGAATGATGTG tttCTAGTAGAGCTGACTCGACTATTTGACAAGTCACGACTTTCAGGATCTGTCGTTTTGACAATGAAACGCT TCGACGGGCATGACAAACCTGTACCTCGTAAAGGCAGACCTGCCTTACCAACTCCAACTGAATTTTTGTGTTTGGTGCGGGCCTCTCTTCGCTCTaagaaaatttccacagtt atccATTCCAAGGATGTGAACAAATTCCAACAAGCATATTGGAGTCTTTTCAAGGCGAATATAAATGGTCTCAGAAAGCTTAAGAAAACTAAATCGGCAAAACCTAAGGCACATTGA